One Leishmania major strain Friedlin complete genome, chromosome 29 DNA segment encodes these proteins:
- a CDS encoding conserved hypothetical protein (previous protein_id=AAZ09556.1) — MPSIDIDVTSVPDIIEAQLTLSYSRLTDVIRVLVEQGNGHEDDIDEIRDRLGKLTQENIDLRAEIQALKQAKDPGEGVTTALEDLRSTVAQLSEKVAANTEHIAASDAAHKACVADAEKHSTEQHDAMRATFNRHADVVGQRVSATEKSLHALQAFVDLWGALPEQVLEMGRRTDKQEMEHSLVDRTRYVLSLPSFAKIQEEMEVLRALLQRQAADALAAKTSEAARTSRTASYVAAMAAPAEAADRSGEIETLNGAMRFLEQDMAALQQQRLPALESAVRELQGCAHPEKRISGTEKDVNRLNEHLTQLEDRLNTLLGQTGATQEGGVDESHPGLVDLARRVSLLEETVEGCPRGKHTTPTSYGPASGGEAVIADGAAAAAPVRSLSRNRGSIPAAGRPPLGRVSGSGVLPGVAKEAPSGSSPVAEGGLALPSPHRVSSLTCSFNSNALEQPTVEVLRRQEASQPDVAADRSRISVAVEPDEGLRLRVVQLEENAAILEVNKADRRELRELEETLRSALESSHHLHQQYQQHQQHLPPLQQALPSSSAYNTPSLVPQRPISASGRYAVPEYALNQQRGDGFSRPTSATAGLGRPMFVGSSSSVYLRDGAQLTNVTVSPTHLYRQ; from the coding sequence ATGCCGAGCATCGACATCGATGTGACGAGTGTGCCGGACATTATTGAGGCACAACTCACGCTCAGCTACAGCCGTCTCACTGATGTGATACGCGTCTTAGTGGAGCAAGGAAATGGCCATGAGGATGACATCGATGAGATCCGCGACCGTCTTGGGAAGTTAACGCAGGAGAACATCGACTTGCGTGCTGAGATTCAGGCCCTCAAGCAGGCGAAAGACCCCGGCGAGGGGGTGACAACCGCGCTCGAGGATCTCAGGTCGACGGTGGCTCAGCTTTCGGAGAAGGTTGCGGCCAACACAGAGCACATCGCGGCCAGCGACGCGGCACACAAGGCGTGTGTGGCCGATGCGGAGAAGCATTCGACTGAGCAGCATGACGCCATGAGGGCCACCTTCAACCGGCACGCCGATGTGGTAGGGCAACGCGTGTCCGCCACTGAGAAGTcgctgcatgcgctgcaggccTTTGTCGATCTCTGGGGTGCGTTGCCGGAGCAGGTGTTAGAGATGGGCCGGCGGACCGATAAGCAGGAGATGGAGCACAGTCTTGTGGACCGGACACGGTATGTTCTTTCACTGCCCTCTTTCGCAAAGATAcaggaggagatggaggtgctgcgggcgCTACTGCAGCGTCAAGCGGcggacgcgctggcggccaAGACGAGCGAGGCCGCGCGGACAAGTCGCACAGCCTCGTATGTGGCTGCAATGGCTGCcccagcggaggcggcggatcGCTCGGGCGAGATTGAGACCCTCAACGGTGCGATGCGCTTTCTGGAGCAAGacatggcggcgctgcagcagcagcgtttGCCGGCGTTGGAGTCGGCAGTGCGCGAGTTGCAGGGGTGCGCCCACCCAGAGAAGCGTATCAGCGGCACGGAGAAGGACGTGAACCGCTTGAACGAGCATCTCACTCAGCTCGAGGACCGTCTCAACACGCTGCTGGGCCAAACCGGGGCGACGCAGGAAGGTGGCGTGGATGAGTCCCACCCTGGCCTGGTAGACCTGGCTCGTCGCGTCTCGCTTTTAGAGGAGACGGTGGAGGGCTGTCCGCGGGGCAAGCACACCACGCCAACGTCCTACGGCCCAGCATCTGGGGGTGAGGCGGTGATCGCAGAcggggctgccgcagcggcgccagtgcGTTCTTTATCGCGCAATCGGGGTAGTATCCCTGCCGCCGGACGTCCGCCTTTGGGTCGCGtgagcggcagtggtgtTCTGCCGGGAGTTGCCAAGGAGGCTccgagcggcagcagccctgTGGCCGAAGGCGGGCTGGCGTTGCCGTCTCCCCACCGTGTGTCTTCTTTGACTTGCAGCTTCAACTCAAACGCGCTTGAACAGCCgacggtggaggtgctgcgccggcagGAGGCATCGCAGCCCGACGTTGCCGCTGATCGCAGCCGTATTTCGGTAGCGGTAGAGCCAGATGAgggcctgcgcctccgcgtcgtccAGCTAGAGGAGAACGCAGCCATCCTGGAGGTGAACAAGGCGGACCGCAGGGAGCTGCGTGAGCtggaggagacgctgcgcagTGCTCTTGAAAGCTCGCATCACCTACATCAACAATATCaacagcatcagcagcatctaccgccgctgcagcaggccctGCCCTCGAGCTCGGCCTACAATacgccgtcgctggtgccgcagcgtcccATCTCAGCAAGTGGCCGGTACGCTGTTCCCGAATACGCACTAAATCAGCAGCGTGGGGACGGCTTTAGTAGGCCGACCTCCGCGACGGCAGGACTGGGCCGTCCCATGTTCGTGGGCTCGTCATCGTCGGTGTACCTGCGCGACGGAGCGCAGCTCACGAACGTCACGGTATCGCCAACGCACTTGTATCGGCAGTGA
- a CDS encoding conserved hypothetical protein (previous protein_id=AAZ09557.1) has translation MQLMRAVTLKGFGDTDMLQISRIPKAVITRGRDILIKVSAAGVNRADAAQRKGHYLPPKGSSEVLGLEVSGIVEEVGVDVKDFKEGDKVMALLPGGGYAEYAVAHEGSVMHIPQGYSFIEAAAIPEAFLTAWQALKYHGDCCKGQKVLIHAGASGVGTAAAQLVEKYFQATALTTSSESKVEVCKNFASINFTRTPDETGMCFSPKVKRLLGEGAINLVLDSVFGGSYISEDAAVLAKDGRIVVLAFMGGATVHLNCLPLLRQRAHVMFSKLRCQSDDYKQNLVDTFEEAVIPYMNERLIVPVANKTYPLEEVAQAHMRLDDSKAWGKIVLTFNSHLSATSTNPPPTLTA, from the coding sequence ATGCAGTTGATGCGTGCGGTCACCCTGAAGGGGTTCGGCGATACGGACATGCTCCAAATCTCTCGCATACCCAAGGCCGTCATCACCCGCGGGAGGGACATCCTAATAAAAGTGAGTGCGGCTGGCGTCAaccgcgccgacgcggctCAGCGCAAGGGCCACTACCTCCCACCAAAAGGCAGTAGCGAGGTTCTGGGATTGGAGGTGTCGGGGATTGTGGAGGAGGTAGGGGTCGATGTAAAGGACTTCAAGGAGGGCGACAAAGTGATGGCGTTGCTGCCGGGTGGCGGATACGCTGAGTACGCCGTGGCACACGAGGGCAGCGTCATGCACATCCCGCAAGGCTACTCCTTTATCGAGGCGGCTGCAATTCCGGAGGCGTTTCTCACTGCGTGGCAGGCACTAAAGTACCACGGCGACTGTTGCAAGGGCCAAAAAGTCCTCATTCACGCCGGAgccagcggcgtcggcactgcggcagcacagctCGTCGAGAAGTACTTCCAGGCCACCGCTCTCACCACTTCCTCAGAGTCCAAGGTGGAGGTGTGCAAGAACTTTGCGAGCATCAACTTCACCCGCACCCCGGATGAGACTGGCATGTGCTTCTCTCCGAAGGTAAAGAGGCTTCTTGGCGAGGGTGCCATCAATCTTGTCCTGGACTCTGTCTTTGGCGGGTCGTACATCTCCGAGGAtgccgcggtgctggcgaaGGACGGCCGCATCGTGGTGCTCGCTTTCATGGGCGGTGCAACGGTGCACCTGAACTGCCTTCCTCTcctgcgacagcgcgcacacgtcaTGTTCTCCAAGCTTCGCTGCCAGTCGGACGACTACAAGCAGAACCTAGTCGACACCTtcgaggaggcggtgatACCCTACATGAATGAGCGGTTGATTGTGCCAGTGGCGAACAAGACATACCCGCTAGAGGAGGTTGCTCAGGCGCACATGCGGCTCGACGACAGCAAGGCGTGGGGTAAGATCGTGCTGACGTTCAACAGCCATCTCTCGGCGACATCGACGAATCCGCCGCCCACGCTGACAGCTTAG
- a CDS encoding conserved hypothetical protein (previous protein_id=AAZ09558.1) translates to MLLSTTLICFRPRGARGVGLCSLRRRLRHLRQTNGAAVGQLQERRRLQYLLREEQRSASATSSSSGGASAPGVAAAQLCALELLPRNDALEAAIALCISENRDARTDLELVRRLVNSTLLSFASPVSRRWDPYDVKPQVFALDNYIALPVFTSLEYLRLFCQRFGFAVRDPSGVLWASGSSTTASAGGEAPIMGLLPDTLLQSEWWQQRHAQRQARPPTEVTMQERDDAADGSAWQGGQPAHEREAKAVPEDGTDAHMPGSACVALKAAELTAPDFSPGSDAAQAALPTPLDGTPINVDALFDAMLMDGLVEKERGTSSASSERCRVAPAKKAVRTRARKRSRGAASKVRGIRRRVASSRHHRFLRERHTGRRQGTAGAARAIASREESVAGAASAKAAADEAKAAADEAKAAYWESVAQTSPFQIKQATPLPMFGPFLHPFLIGYFADVSTLLHNASIVPEKVDIVLNPASPLEFVLSRAATDRVLHKEQLLHQAYLKVEKELQREFSAFFAACCPEVISASSACVPLPMNVDEVDAAWQASQRPVNNGRRSCTSAASSPNELQAYRERTRLLREAEYRNGVTYELVLLIQSTSLEETFTKIQQAKHQSALMGHTNLDVLPEIAAAPHVREMAHHFYDGASEREKRLMQREIAAQYERSLGDKSLGDGAAESDSVAAAQVFGHMGVFVRRGAPRTINVAQSADSYFHVPTNAYTEAHAVFTEDLKVNRGQ, encoded by the coding sequence ATGCTGCTGTCGACGACACTGATCTGCTTTAGGCCCAGGGGGGCGCGTGGCGTCGGATTATGTTCGCTGCGCCGTCGACTGCGGCATCTTCGTCAGACAAACGGCGCAGCTGTGGGGCAGTTGCAGGAGCGCCGGCGTCTCCAGTATCTTctgcgcgaggagcagcgcagcgccagcgctacgagtagcagcagcggcggtgcgtcggcACCGGGagtggcagctgcgcagctgtgTGCCCTGGAGCTACTGCCCCGCAACGACGCTCTCGAGGCTGCTATTGCGCTGTGCATCAGCGAGAATCGAGATGCCCGGACTGATCTGGAGTTGGTGCGGCGTCTGGTGAACAGCACCTTGCTTTCCTTTGCGTCCCCGGTCTCCAGGCGATGGGACCCGTACGACGTGAAGCCGCAGGTATTCGCTCTAGACAACTACATAGCGCTACCCGTCTTCACGTCGCTCGAATACCTGCGGCTGTTCTGCCAGCGATTCGGGTTTGCGGTGCGCGACCCGAGTGGAGTGCTGTGGGCATCCGGCTCAAGCACCACAGCCTCTGCTGGTGGTGAAGCGCCTATCATGGGTCTGCTGCCCGACACGCTGCTCCAGAGTgagtggtggcagcagcgacacgcgcagcggcaggcacggcCCCCTACCGAGGTGACCATGCAGGAAAGGGACGATGCCGCCGACGGCTCGGCATGGCAGGGGGGTCAGCCAGCTCACGAAAGGGAAGCCAAGGCTGTGCCGGAAGACGGCACAGATGCACACATGCCTGGTAGCGCATGTGTGGCACTGAAGGCGGCAGAGCTCACCGCCCCTGACTTTTCTCctggcagcgacgcagcacaGGCAGCGCTTCCCACACCGCTTGACGGCACACCCATCAACGTAGATGCGCTGTTCGACGCGATGTTGATGGACGGCCttgtggagaaggagcgtgGCACATCGAGTGCGTCTAGTGAGAGGTGTCGAGTTGCAccagcgaagaaggcggtgcGCACTCGTGCACGTAAGCGCTCACGTGGTGCCGCAAGTAAGGTGCGGGGCATTCGACGCAGGGTAGCGTCATCCAGGCACCATCGCTTCCTCCGCGAACGGCATACCGGGCGGCGTCAGGGGACAGCTGGAGCAGCGAGGGCAATCGCGTCACGTGAGGAGAGCGTAGcgggcgcggcgtcggcgaaggcggcggcggacgaggcgaaggcggcggcggacgaggcgAAGGCCGCCTACTGGGAATCCGTCGCCCAGACCTCACCTTTCCAAATAAAGCAAGCAACTCCTCTCCCCATGTTCGGGCCTTTCCTGCACCCGTTCCTGATTGGCTACTTTGCAGATGTCTCCACCCTGCTGCACAACGCCTCCATCGTGCCGGAGAAAGTGGACATTGTGCTGAACCCAGCCTCTCCCTTGGAGTTTGTGCTGTCGCGGGCGGCGACGGACCGCGTGCTGCACAAAGAGCAGCTTCTCCATCAGGCTTACCTGAAGGtcgagaaggagctgcagcgcgagttcagcgccttcttcgccgcctgctgcccAGAAgtcatctccgcctccagcgcgtgtgtgccatTGCCCATGAACGTCGATGAAGTGGACGCGGCATGGCAGGCCTCTCAGCGCCCCGTCAACAACGGTCGCCGAAGTTGCACATCggctgcctcgtcgccgaACGAGCTGCAGGCCTACCGGGAACGGACGCGGCTGCTTCGCGAGGCGGAGTACCGCAACGGTGTCACCTACGAACTTGTTCTTCTCATTCAGAGCACGTCGCTTGAGGAGACCTTCACCAAGATCCAGCAGGCAAAGCATCAGTCGGCCCTGATGGGCCACACGAATCTGGATGTGCTGCCCGAGATTGCCGCCGCTCCACATGTGCGCGAGATGGCGCACCACTTTTacgacggcgccagcgaGCGGGAGAAGAGGTTGATGCAGCGGGAGATCGCCGCCCAGTATGAGCGGAGCTTGGGCGACAAGAGTCttggcgatggcgctgccgagaGTGACAgcgtggcagccgcacagGTTTTCGGGCACATGGGTGTATTTGTGCGGCGAGGGGCACCTCGCACCATTAATGTGGCTCAGTCGGCTGACTCATACTTCCACGTCCCCACCAACGCCTacacggaggcgcacgcggtcTTTACGGAGGACCTTAAGGTGAATCGCGGACAGTGA
- a CDS encoding conserved hypothetical protein (previous protein_id=AAZ09559.1) — MTATEYQKLIGERRLSPEEEENLVQRLYFRQMKLTEQREEERRAILERTRAQMQKHISKDEEGRLVSRMYDQQVERFANSKAERDRKLEEEMHKNDKKMDSSEIDDQVRRIYEEELKRSQARREELYSRYMPTAEAKKIGKKELKGCVERLSHVDWEKRDEELFKKYVYPYDPKTTKISRDDEQAMANRLSTTKGAG; from the coding sequence ATGACGGCTACGGAGTACCAGAAGCTGATCGGCGAGCGCCGCCTTTCcccggaggaggaggagaaccTCGTGCAGCGCCTGTACTTTCGGCAGATGAAGCTGacggagcagcgcgaggaggagcgccgcgccatcctggagcggacacgcgcacagatgCAGAAGCACATTTCAAAGGATGAGGAGGGCCGCTTGGTAAGCCGCATGTATGATCAACAGGTGGAGCGCTTCGCCAACTCCAAAGCTGAGAGAGATCGCAagttggaggaggagatgcacAAGAATGATAAGAAGATGGACTCCAGCGAGATCGATGACCAGGTGCGCCGCATctacgaggaggagctcaaGAGGAGCCAGGCGCGGCGCGAGGAGCTGTACTCGCGCTACATGCCCACCGCAGAGGCAAAGAAGATTGgcaagaaggagctgaaggGGTGCGTGGAGCGTCTTTCGCACGTGGACTGGGAGAAGCGCGACGAGGAGCTTTTCAAGAAGTACGTCTATCCGTACGACCCAAAGACGACGAAGATCTCCCGCGACGACGAGCAGGCGATGGCGAACCGCCTCTCAACAACGAAGGGGGCGGGCTAA